From the genome of Gilliamella sp. wkB7, one region includes:
- a CDS encoding MFS transporter: MYKTIKNLRWYMIALVTIGTILGYLTRNSIAVAAPVLNEVMGMTTQQYSYVVAAYSACYTVMQPVAGYVLDLLGTRVGYAVFALLWSVFCISTAFSGSWVGLAFTRGAVGAAEAAMIPAGLKATSEWFPAKERSIAVGWFNLGSSVGAMIAPPLVAGAIWLHSWQLAFVICGLLSFIWGLFWFALYRHPTNQKRLSEEERKYILSGQEVSHQTSNTTKLPAYKIVSTRRFWGIAIPRFLAEPAWGTFNAWIPLFMSTVYGFDLKQIAIFAWMPMLFADFGCILGGYMAPFFQKYFNVSLINSRKLVVTVGGVLMIAPGLIGLFANPYVAIFLFCIGGFAHQALSGALITLSSDVFGRNEVATANGFTGMAAWLASTIFALIVGALAESVGFSPLFVILSCLDLLAALAVWTILKAPSTTEQQ; encoded by the coding sequence ATGTACAAAACAATAAAAAATCTTCGCTGGTATATGATAGCGTTAGTGACTATTGGCACAATTCTTGGTTATTTAACTCGAAATTCAATTGCAGTTGCTGCCCCAGTGCTTAATGAAGTCATGGGTATGACAACTCAACAATATTCATATGTTGTTGCAGCTTATTCAGCCTGTTATACCGTAATGCAACCTGTAGCGGGGTATGTTCTTGACTTACTTGGCACACGCGTAGGTTATGCGGTATTTGCTTTATTATGGTCAGTTTTCTGTATCAGTACCGCATTTTCTGGCAGTTGGGTGGGGCTTGCGTTTACGCGTGGCGCTGTTGGAGCTGCCGAAGCGGCTATGATACCTGCTGGTTTAAAAGCAACAAGTGAATGGTTTCCGGCAAAAGAAAGATCAATCGCTGTTGGTTGGTTTAATTTAGGATCATCCGTTGGAGCAATGATCGCACCGCCATTAGTTGCCGGAGCAATATGGTTACACAGTTGGCAATTAGCGTTTGTTATTTGTGGTTTACTTAGCTTTATTTGGGGGTTATTTTGGTTTGCTCTTTATCGTCATCCAACTAACCAAAAACGATTATCAGAAGAAGAAAGAAAATACATTTTATCAGGGCAAGAAGTTAGTCACCAAACATCAAACACTACCAAATTACCTGCGTATAAAATCGTAAGTACTCGTCGCTTTTGGGGCATTGCCATCCCAAGGTTTTTAGCTGAACCTGCATGGGGAACCTTTAACGCATGGATCCCATTATTTATGTCTACGGTTTATGGTTTTGACTTAAAACAGATTGCGATTTTTGCTTGGATGCCAATGTTGTTTGCTGATTTTGGTTGTATACTCGGTGGCTATATGGCGCCATTTTTCCAAAAATATTTTAACGTCAGTTTGATTAACTCGCGCAAATTAGTTGTTACTGTTGGTGGCGTATTAATGATTGCACCTGGGTTAATTGGGCTGTTTGCAAATCCTTATGTTGCTATCTTCTTATTTTGTATTGGTGGATTCGCTCACCAAGCATTATCTGGTGCATTAATTACATTATCATCCGATGTATTTGGTCGAAATGAAGTTGCAACTGCTAATGGTTTTACAGGTATGGCAGCATGGCTTGCTAGTACTATCTTTGCTTTAATTGTGGGCGCGCTTGCGGAATCTGTTGGTTTTAGCCCATTATTTGTCATTTTAAGTTGTCTTGACCTTTTAGCTGCGTTAGCGGTATGGACAATTTTAAAAGCACCATCAACAACTGAGCAACAATAA